A genomic stretch from Coffea arabica cultivar ET-39 chromosome 10c, Coffea Arabica ET-39 HiFi, whole genome shotgun sequence includes:
- the LOC113714936 gene encoding WD repeat-containing protein LWD1-like: MERYPDRLEIFQLNNNRNSELFDPLTSFDWNEAKPKRIGASSNDTTCTIWDIDRETVDTQLIAHDKEVYDIAWGGVGVFASISADGSVWVFDLRDKEHSIIIYESSEPDTPLVRFGWNEQDPRYMVTIDMDSAKVVVLDIRFPTFPVVELQRHQASVNAIAWTPHSSCHICTANDDSQAIIWDLSSMGQPIEGGLDPILAYTAGAEIEQPQWSSSQPDWVAIAFSNKLQILRV; the protein is encoded by the coding sequence ATGGAGCGGTATCCCGACCGTCTGGAAATCTTCCAGCTCAACAACAACCGCAACAGCGAGCTCTTCGACCCCCTCACCTCCTTCGACTGGAACGAGGCCAAGCCCAAGCGCATCGGCGCCTCTAGCAACGACACCACCTGCACCATCTGGGACATCGACCGCGAGACCGTCGACACCCAGCTCATCGCCCACGACAAGGAGGTCTATGACATCGCTTGGGGCGGCGTCGGCGTCTTTGCCTCCATTTCCGCTGACGGCTCCGTTTGGGTTTTCGACCTCCGCGACAAGGAGCACTCCATCATTATCTACGAGAGCTCCGAGCCTGATACGCCGCTCGTCCGCTTTGGTTGGAACGAACAGGACCCCCGGTACATGGTTACTATCGATATGGACAGCGCTAAGGTAGTCGTCCTGGACATCCGCTTCCCCACGTTTCCGGTCGTGGAGCTGCAACGGCACCAGGCCAGTGTCAACGCCATCGCTTGGACTCCCCACAGCTCGTGCCACATCTGCACTGCTAACGATGACTCCCAGGCCATCATTTGGGATCTCTCTTCCATGGGCCAGCCTATTGAGGGCGGATTGGACCCCATTCTCGCTTATACTGCCGGTGCCGAAATTGAGCAGCCACAGTGGTCCTCTTCCCAGCCTGATTGGGTTGCCATCGCCTTCTCGAATAAGCTTCAGATTCTGAGGGTATGA